One window of Anaerolineales bacterium genomic DNA carries:
- a CDS encoding PAS domain-containing protein, giving the protein MIQFPHMSIVPSMLPDFRVRQRDYLLEISRLLTQELDLEKLMARILRVSIEMLAGQAGIIALKQPDGWRVAAAHGIAPAFLSYLTPLLAEEKVRELDVRELNRMLKDLTYTASMGLLNGTGLPLAAHGQVIGVIFIFRNYADLFTPNDRILLQSFADQAAIAVFNAQLYGQVSYEKKRLDALLDSAADGILILDAGMNIERCNSAFAKLFGRSQSEITGKPHNEIIQWKKEPQGKTLEESIRNGWPLSPTATLYVEGDLSRPLPPPIPVGITYAPLLSDEGKLRNVLVAIRDITHFRTADEIKATFISIVSHELRTPVALIKGYASTLRRADAKWDKHTINESLSVIEEEADRLSKMIDDLLDASRLQAGGLSLNQADVALPSLASRVSERFSSQSPNHKIVTDFPEKFPVILGDENRLEQVLSNLVSNALKYAPEGEIKITGNILPDEVIVCVSDQGPGIDAKDLPHIFDRFYRSTSAVKQTKGAGLGLYLARAIVEAHGGRIWAEGRDGSNPRSKTESGARICFSLPR; this is encoded by the coding sequence ATGATACAATTCCCGCACATGTCCATCGTGCCGTCCATGCTCCCCGATTTTCGCGTGCGCCAGCGGGATTATCTGCTGGAAATTTCGCGCCTGCTCACCCAGGAACTCGACCTGGAGAAGCTCATGGCGAGGATTCTGCGAGTCTCGATCGAAATGCTTGCCGGGCAGGCGGGAATCATCGCGCTCAAACAACCCGACGGATGGCGCGTTGCAGCGGCTCACGGCATCGCCCCGGCTTTTCTCTCCTACCTGACCCCGCTCCTCGCCGAGGAAAAGGTCCGCGAACTGGATGTGCGCGAACTCAACCGCATGCTGAAAGACCTGACCTACACCGCCAGCATGGGATTGCTGAACGGAACAGGCCTGCCCCTCGCCGCGCATGGACAGGTCATCGGTGTGATCTTCATTTTCCGCAACTACGCCGACCTATTCACCCCCAATGACCGCATCCTTCTGCAATCCTTCGCGGATCAAGCCGCTATCGCGGTATTCAACGCCCAGTTATACGGGCAGGTTTCCTACGAAAAGAAAAGACTTGACGCGCTTCTCGACTCTGCCGCAGATGGAATCCTGATCCTCGACGCAGGCATGAACATCGAACGCTGTAATTCCGCCTTCGCAAAATTATTCGGGCGGAGTCAAAGCGAGATCACAGGCAAGCCGCATAATGAGATCATTCAATGGAAGAAAGAGCCGCAGGGGAAAACCCTTGAAGAATCGATCAGGAATGGATGGCCCCTTTCGCCGACAGCCACGCTATATGTGGAAGGCGATCTGAGCCGGCCGCTCCCACCGCCCATCCCGGTTGGAATCACCTATGCGCCGCTTTTATCGGATGAAGGAAAACTTCGCAATGTTCTCGTCGCAATACGCGACATCACCCACTTTCGCACCGCGGATGAGATCAAAGCCACCTTCATATCAATCGTCAGCCACGAGCTGCGCACCCCGGTCGCGTTGATCAAAGGGTATGCGTCCACGTTGAGGCGCGCCGACGCCAAGTGGGACAAACATACGATCAACGAATCGCTCAGCGTCATCGAAGAAGAGGCGGACCGGTTATCCAAGATGATCGATGACCTGCTGGATGCATCACGCCTCCAGGCGGGAGGCTTGAGCTTGAACCAGGCCGATGTCGCCCTCCCCAGCCTCGCGTCCAGGGTGAGCGAGCGGTTTTCGTCCCAATCGCCGAATCACAAGATCGTCACCGACTTCCCCGAGAAATTCCCAGTCATCCTCGGTGATGAAAACCGCCTCGAACAAGTGCTTTCCAATCTCGTGTCGAACGCGTTGAAATACGCTCCGGAAGGCGAAATTAAAATCACAGGAAATATCCTGCCCGACGAGGTGATCGTGTGCGTCAGCGATCAGGGACCGGGCATCGACGCCAAGGACCTGCCGCACATCTTCGACCGTTTTTACCGCTCGACCAGCGCCGTCAAACAAACAAAAGGCGCGGGGCTTGGGTTATATCTCGCCCGCGCGATTGTCGAGGCGCATGGCGGGAGGATCTGGGCGGAAGGCAGGGACGGATCGAATCCGCGCTCAAAAACGGAATCCGGAGCCCGCATTTGTTTTTCACTCCCGCGTTGA
- the pepF gene encoding oligoendopeptidase F, whose product MAKIPARKQVNKKYVWNAESVFKTQKDWEAALKAVIDDIPNVKKFEGKLGESPDTLYDGIKAIEDISLRAQTVYMYAQFAYAVDTTNQASAGMVGKAQGMAGQVSAAASFLNPELLYIGREKLEAWMNSNDKLAIYRQSFDDLFRQQAHVRSAEVEEILGMTAEPFSGPSTSTSMLVNADLKFEPAKDSKGKKVEITQGNFYSTLLEHPDRKVRQSAFDNYHDKHIEFKNTLATNLSSSIAANVFNMRARRFDTTLSASLFNNNIPEEVFHNLINTFKKKLPVWHRYFEIKRKALKLKDIQYFDIWAPIAKKKVPVSFEKAVDHISDSLAPLGREYVEALRQGCLKDRWVDSAVNLGKSNGAFSYGSPKTHPFIMMSFTNDIGSMSTLAHELGHSMHSFLTWKNQPYAYSSYSLFVAEVASNFNQAMMRAHLLKTIKDKNFLIALIEEAVSGNFFRYFFQMPTLARFELETHQRAERGEPLTADSMQNLMADLFSEAFGPKVKIDRPRVGMVWSTFSHLFADYYVYQYATGISGAHALSARILRGEPNATEDYLGFLKSGSSKYPLEVLKNAGVDLRTPIPVEETFAVMEGYIDRLEELVG is encoded by the coding sequence ATGGCGAAAATACCCGCAAGAAAGCAAGTGAACAAGAAATATGTCTGGAACGCGGAAAGCGTATTCAAAACCCAAAAGGATTGGGAGGCGGCGCTCAAGGCGGTGATCGACGACATCCCCAACGTGAAAAAATTCGAGGGAAAGTTGGGCGAAAGTCCCGATACCCTTTACGACGGCATCAAAGCAATCGAGGATATTTCCCTCCGCGCGCAGACCGTTTATATGTACGCCCAATTTGCCTATGCAGTGGATACAACCAACCAGGCTTCTGCCGGGATGGTCGGCAAGGCACAGGGCATGGCCGGGCAGGTTTCCGCGGCGGCTTCATTCCTCAATCCCGAACTCCTCTATATCGGCAGGGAAAAGCTCGAAGCATGGATGAACTCGAACGATAAACTTGCCATTTACCGCCAATCCTTCGACGATCTTTTCCGCCAGCAGGCGCATGTGCGTTCGGCAGAAGTGGAGGAGATCCTCGGCATGACGGCGGAACCGTTCAGCGGACCCTCGACCAGCACCAGCATGCTGGTCAACGCCGATCTCAAATTCGAGCCTGCGAAAGACAGCAAAGGAAAAAAGGTGGAGATAACCCAGGGTAACTTCTATTCGACGCTGCTGGAACACCCCGACCGCAAAGTGCGCCAGAGCGCTTTCGATAATTATCACGACAAACACATCGAGTTCAAGAACACACTGGCAACGAATCTTTCCTCTTCGATCGCGGCGAACGTATTCAACATGCGCGCGCGCCGGTTCGATACGACCCTGTCCGCCTCGCTGTTCAATAACAACATCCCCGAGGAAGTATTCCACAACCTGATCAACACCTTCAAGAAAAAACTGCCGGTCTGGCACCGATATTTCGAGATCAAACGCAAGGCGCTGAAATTGAAAGACATCCAATATTTCGACATCTGGGCACCCATCGCAAAAAAGAAAGTCCCTGTCTCATTCGAGAAGGCGGTTGACCACATCAGTGACAGCCTCGCCCCACTGGGCAGGGAATACGTGGAAGCTTTACGCCAGGGCTGCCTCAAGGACCGCTGGGTCGATTCAGCCGTCAATCTCGGCAAATCGAACGGCGCGTTCTCGTACGGCTCACCGAAGACGCATCCTTTCATAATGATGTCGTTCACCAACGACATCGGCAGCATGAGCACGCTGGCGCATGAACTCGGCCACTCGATGCACTCGTTCCTGACGTGGAAGAACCAGCCTTACGCCTACTCGAGTTATTCGCTTTTCGTGGCGGAAGTGGCTTCGAACTTCAACCAGGCGATGATGCGCGCCCATTTGCTCAAGACCATCAAGGATAAGAACTTCCTCATCGCGCTGATCGAAGAAGCCGTGAGCGGGAACTTCTTCCGCTATTTCTTCCAGATGCCGACGCTGGCGCGCTTCGAACTGGAGACCCACCAACGCGCCGAGCGCGGCGAACCCCTCACCGCCGATTCGATGCAGAACCTGATGGCGGACCTGTTCAGCGAGGCATTCGGTCCAAAAGTGAAGATCGATCGACCGCGCGTTGGCATGGTCTGGTCGACGTTCTCGCATCTCTTCGCGGACTATTATGTGTATCAATACGCCACAGGCATTTCCGGCGCCCATGCCCTATCTGCCAGAATCCTGCGGGGCGAACCGAACGCGACTGAAGATTACCTCGGTTTCCTCAAATCCGGCTCATCGAAATATCCGCTGGAAGTGTTGAAGAATGCGGGAGTGGACCTGAGGACGCCAATTCCCGTCGAGGAAACCTTTGCCGTGATGGAAGGGTATATCGACCGTTTGGAGGAGTTGGTCGGCTAG
- a CDS encoding Eco57I restriction-modification methylase domain-containing protein, which yields MTTPDIIRQLVQRFEEHKETYRSGRYNETQLRREFLDPFFEALGWDVFNKQGYAEMYKDVVHEDSLEIEGENKAPDYAFRIGGQRKFFLEAKKPAVKIETDIHPAFQLRRYAWSAKLPLSILSDFEELAIYDCRAKPDKKDKASTGRVKLYSYKDYIEKWDEIANIFSREAVLRGSFDAFAEGTKLKKGTAEVDDAFLAEIERWRDLLATNIAIKNESLSVRELNYAVQMTIDRIVFLRICEDRGVERDEQLKEISAGSGVYEALCQLFKRADARYNSGLFHFSEEKDASSPTDSLTLTIKIDDKPLKDIIKNLYYPESPYVFREIPADILGQVYERFLGKVIRLTAGHRAKVEEKPEVRKAGGVYYTPTYIVEYIVENTVGKLLEGKTPKEAEKLRVLDPACGSGTFPLGAYQYLLDWHLKWYMNNEPEKWATGKKPVIFQTKDGYRLTTSKKKDILLNNIYGVDIDPQAVEVTKLSLLLKVLEGESHETIGSQLALFQERVLPDLGKNIKCGNSLIGNDYYEGRQLTMLVDEEERYRVNAFDWKAEFSQVFIQGGFDAVIGNPPYIRIQTLQESSPIDVEFFKKRYEAASKGNYDIYVVFVEKGLDVLNKNGRLGFILPHKFFNAQYGEPIRGVIANGKHLAKVVHFGDQQVFESATTYTCLLFLDKTAREDFEFTKVENLADWRVLQAQTSEVSETSDVSGMIDAKQVTSNEWNFSAGGNAVLFEKLGQMPVKLGDISKIFVGTQTSADDVFVLDDCVIQGDLVEGTSKSLEKRVKVEKDILVPFLYGKQIRKYQPVNTTSYLICPYDITRERSKLFDTAKIKKFPKAFLYLAENKEALEQREKGKFKTANWYAFGYPKSMNFFQVPKLIVPDYNNAPSFTLDVDGNFYKTGYGVILEETSLISPLYVLGLLNSKLLFKFLLSIGTTLRGGYVRFWTQFIKNLPIRPINFDDPADKARHDKLVSLVERMLALHKQSPRTPQEQEMVKREIESTDKAIDTLVYELYGLSEEEIRIVEEEK from the coding sequence ATGACCACTCCAGACATTATCAGACAACTTGTACAGCGTTTTGAAGAACACAAAGAAACCTACCGTTCGGGCAGGTACAACGAGACGCAACTCCGGCGTGAGTTCCTAGACCCGTTCTTTGAGGCGCTGGGTTGGGATGTATTCAACAAGCAGGGCTATGCCGAGATGTATAAGGATGTGGTGCATGAGGATAGTTTGGAGATCGAAGGGGAAAACAAAGCCCCCGATTATGCCTTTCGGATCGGCGGGCAGAGAAAGTTCTTTTTAGAAGCCAAGAAACCTGCCGTCAAAATAGAAACAGATATTCACCCTGCTTTTCAATTACGGCGTTATGCCTGGAGCGCGAAATTGCCGCTCAGTATCCTTTCGGATTTTGAAGAGCTTGCCATTTACGATTGCCGCGCCAAGCCCGATAAAAAGGACAAGGCTTCCACCGGACGGGTCAAGTTATATTCGTATAAAGATTACATCGAGAAGTGGGACGAGATCGCAAACATCTTCTCGCGTGAAGCGGTATTGCGCGGCTCTTTCGATGCCTTTGCCGAAGGCACGAAGCTCAAAAAAGGCACTGCTGAAGTGGACGATGCCTTTCTTGCCGAGATCGAACGTTGGCGCGATCTGCTGGCGACCAATATCGCCATCAAGAATGAATCGCTTTCGGTGCGTGAGTTGAATTATGCCGTGCAAATGACGATTGACCGCATCGTCTTTCTGCGCATTTGTGAAGACAGAGGCGTTGAGAGGGATGAACAGCTCAAAGAGATTAGCGCAGGCTCGGGCGTGTATGAGGCGTTATGTCAGTTATTCAAAAGGGCAGACGCTAGATATAACTCCGGCTTGTTCCATTTTTCGGAGGAGAAAGACGCCTCCAGCCCGACCGATAGCCTGACTCTAACCATCAAGATTGATGATAAACCGTTGAAGGACATCATCAAGAATTTGTATTACCCTGAAAGCCCGTATGTCTTTCGAGAAATTCCGGCGGATATTCTTGGGCAGGTGTATGAACGCTTCCTCGGCAAGGTGATTCGACTCACCGCCGGGCATCGAGCCAAGGTGGAAGAGAAGCCCGAAGTGCGCAAGGCGGGCGGGGTGTATTACACACCGACTTATATTGTGGAGTACATTGTCGAGAACACGGTAGGCAAGCTGCTGGAAGGCAAGACCCCCAAGGAAGCCGAAAAACTGCGCGTGCTAGACCCGGCTTGTGGGTCTGGGACATTCCCATTGGGGGCGTATCAGTATTTGCTGGACTGGCATTTGAAATGGTATATGAACAATGAGCCGGAGAAATGGGCAACGGGCAAGAAACCCGTTATTTTCCAAACCAAAGACGGCTACAGACTCACCACCTCAAAGAAGAAAGACATCCTGCTTAACAACATCTACGGCGTAGACATTGACCCGCAAGCCGTGGAAGTGACCAAACTCTCGTTGTTGTTGAAGGTGTTGGAAGGCGAAAGCCATGAGACCATCGGCTCGCAGTTGGCGTTGTTTCAAGAGCGAGTCCTGCCAGACTTGGGCAAGAACATCAAATGCGGTAACTCGCTGATCGGCAATGATTATTATGAGGGACGGCAATTGACCATGCTGGTGGACGAAGAAGAACGCTACCGCGTGAATGCCTTCGACTGGAAAGCCGAGTTTTCGCAGGTGTTCATTCAGGGCGGCTTCGATGCCGTGATTGGAAATCCGCCGTATATTCGTATTCAGACATTACAAGAAAGCTCCCCCATTGACGTGGAGTTTTTCAAGAAACGCTACGAAGCCGCCAGCAAAGGCAACTATGATATTTATGTAGTCTTCGTTGAGAAAGGCTTGGACGTTCTCAATAAGAATGGACGTTTGGGCTTTATTCTGCCACATAAGTTCTTCAATGCTCAATATGGCGAACCGATTCGCGGTGTGATTGCCAACGGAAAACATCTTGCCAAAGTGGTGCATTTTGGCGACCAGCAAGTCTTTGAAAGTGCAACGACTTACACTTGTTTGTTATTCCTAGATAAAACAGCGAGGGAAGATTTCGAGTTTACAAAGGTTGAAAACCTTGCAGATTGGCGCGTTTTGCAGGCTCAGACATCCGAAGTCTCAGAGACTTCGGATGTCTCTGGCATGATTGATGCCAAGCAAGTGACCAGTAATGAATGGAATTTCTCTGCTGGAGGAAATGCCGTTTTATTTGAAAAACTTGGACAAATGCCAGTAAAGCTCGGAGATATAAGTAAAATCTTTGTTGGTACGCAAACAAGTGCAGATGATGTTTTTGTTCTTGATGATTGCGTAATTCAAGGTGATTTGGTGGAAGGAACTTCAAAATCTCTTGAAAAACGCGTCAAAGTCGAAAAAGACATTCTTGTTCCTTTTTTATATGGAAAGCAAATCAGAAAATACCAACCAGTAAATACAACTTCTTACTTAATTTGCCCTTACGACATTACCAGAGAGCGTAGCAAGCTTTTTGATACAGCCAAAATTAAAAAATTCCCGAAAGCTTTTTTGTATTTAGCTGAGAACAAAGAAGCATTAGAACAAAGAGAGAAAGGGAAATTCAAAACTGCTAATTGGTATGCTTTTGGCTATCCTAAAAGTATGAACTTCTTTCAAGTACCAAAACTTATCGTCCCTGATTACAACAATGCTCCATCATTTACTCTGGATGTAGATGGAAATTTCTATAAAACCGGTTATGGTGTAATACTTGAAGAAACCTCTCTAATATCACCTTTATATGTCTTAGGGTTGTTAAACTCTAAACTGCTTTTCAAGTTTTTGCTATCTATTGGGACAACATTACGTGGTGGATACGTCCGGTTTTGGACACAATTTATAAAAAACTTACCCATCCGCCCGATCAACTTCGACGACCCCGCCGACAAAGCGCGGCACGACAAACTGGTCTCGCTCGTCGAGCGCATGTTGGCATTGCACAAGCAAAGTCCACGCACGCCGCAAGAACAGGAAATGGTCAAGCGCGAGATCGAGTCCACGGATAAGGCAATTGATACTTTGGTCTATGAGTTGTATGGGTTGAGTGAGGAAGAGATTCGGATTGTGGAGGAGGAGAAATGA
- a CDS encoding DUF2726 domain-containing protein, with translation MFFVILFDDDEDRKEYKRQEERLEQKQGWEQVPQRTTEIARPIELGISSSDKPEYRKSKSVLTYRESILLRSIRSAVAGEYTILMKVRMGDFLWLANEPNDRKFHNNQIQCKHVDFLLCDKFKLEPLLVIELDDSSHNKYDHVERDNFKDETLKAVGLPVIRIELQEKYDASILRKQILEKIGNHK, from the coding sequence ATGTTTTTTGTCATCCTGTTCGATGACGATGAAGATCGCAAGGAATATAAACGTCAAGAAGAACGATTGGAGCAAAAACAGGGATGGGAGCAAGTACCTCAACGAACAACAGAAATTGCACGACCAATCGAATTGGGAATATCAAGCTCTGACAAGCCTGAGTATCGAAAAAGCAAATCAGTTCTTACCTACAGGGAAAGCATCTTGCTTCGTTCCATTCGTAGTGCCGTTGCAGGCGAATACACGATCCTAATGAAAGTTCGGATGGGAGATTTCCTCTGGCTGGCAAACGAACCAAATGATCGAAAGTTTCATAACAATCAAATTCAATGCAAGCATGTTGACTTTCTGTTGTGTGATAAATTCAAACTTGAACCTTTGCTCGTAATAGAATTGGACGATAGCAGCCACAATAAATACGATCACGTCGAACGAGATAATTTTAAAGATGAAACATTAAAAGCCGTCGGTTTACCTGTCATCAGAATCGAATTGCAAGAAAAGTATGATGCTAGTATTTTGCGAAAGCAAATTCTGGAAAAGATAGGTAACCATAAATGA
- a CDS encoding PIG-L family deacetylase, with protein sequence MADLKLLAVFAHPDDESMGMGGTLAKYSAQGVETHLVCASRGEGGWFGPEEQDPGPVRLGQIREAELRSAFKELGMTSLFFLDYLDGHVDEADPLEAIGRIVTHIRRIQPQVVVTFPHDGIYGHPDHIAIGQFTNAAIVCAADSSYKDVEGLPPHRVSKLYYMVDDEAFVDAVTPYIGEITFPVGSQMRGENAWKDWMVTTRIETTEYCRAAWRAIQCHKSQLASLGGLAELDEDSAAPILAMQGTFYRAFSLVNGGRQVESDLFKGLEIR encoded by the coding sequence ATGGCTGATCTCAAACTGCTCGCCGTCTTTGCGCATCCCGATGATGAATCCATGGGTATGGGCGGGACACTGGCGAAATATTCTGCGCAGGGCGTGGAGACTCACCTCGTCTGCGCCTCGCGCGGGGAGGGCGGCTGGTTCGGTCCCGAAGAGCAGGATCCAGGTCCGGTGCGACTCGGCCAGATTCGCGAAGCGGAACTTCGCAGCGCCTTCAAAGAACTCGGCATGACGAGCCTGTTCTTCCTCGATTATCTCGACGGTCACGTCGACGAAGCGGATCCGCTTGAGGCAATTGGAAGGATCGTCACACATATCCGGCGCATCCAGCCGCAGGTGGTGGTGACCTTCCCGCACGACGGCATTTACGGTCATCCCGATCACATCGCCATCGGGCAGTTTACCAATGCCGCCATCGTCTGCGCCGCGGATTCATCCTACAAAGACGTCGAAGGTCTGCCCCCGCATCGCGTTTCGAAACTGTATTACATGGTGGATGACGAAGCGTTCGTGGACGCCGTCACGCCTTATATCGGCGAGATCACTTTTCCCGTTGGAAGCCAGATGCGCGGCGAAAACGCATGGAAGGATTGGATGGTCACGACCCGCATCGAAACGACGGAATACTGTCGCGCCGCCTGGCGGGCGATTCAATGTCATAAAAGCCAGTTGGCTTCATTAGGCGGGCTCGCTGAATTGGACGAAGATTCCGCTGCTCCCATCCTTGCAATGCAAGGGACGTTCTATCGCGCGTTCAGTTTGGTCAATGGGGGCAGGCAGGTGGAAAGCGATTTATTTAAAGGGCTTGAAATCAGGTGA
- a CDS encoding pyridoxamine 5'-phosphate oxidase family protein yields MDAQSEKVLAQLIRNARIASLGTLRDESPQVSMVAFIHNGDFSAFYIFVSRLAQHTVDMQKDNRVSLMICETDDGRADPQTLARVSIRGKAESIQNGEPGFTPLKAQYLARFPESEQLFSLTDFSFWRITPKGGRYVAGFAKAFNITAEALQKTSQR; encoded by the coding sequence ATGGATGCTCAATCAGAAAAAGTGCTTGCCCAGCTCATCCGCAATGCCCGCATTGCCTCCCTTGGCACCCTGCGCGACGAGTCTCCGCAGGTCTCGATGGTTGCCTTCATACATAACGGGGATTTTTCGGCATTTTATATTTTCGTCAGCCGTCTCGCCCAGCATACAGTGGACATGCAAAAGGACAACCGCGTCTCCCTCATGATCTGCGAAACGGACGACGGCCGTGCCGACCCGCAGACTCTTGCGCGCGTTTCGATTCGCGGGAAGGCCGAATCGATACAGAACGGCGAGCCGGGTTTTACTCCGCTGAAAGCGCAATACCTTGCCCGTTTCCCCGAATCGGAGCAATTGTTCAGCCTGACCGATTTCAGTTTCTGGCGCATCACGCCAAAAGGCGGGCGTTATGTCGCGGGGTTTGCCAAAGCGTTCAACATCACCGCCGAAGCCCTGCAAAAAACTTCACAGCGATAA
- a CDS encoding FHA domain-containing protein, whose amino-acid sequence MEREEEFPILIAQDGPLKGQRWTLSKTLMMGRDPSCEVQVQDRQVSRFHARITPTQEGVTLEDLGSKNGTNHNGTELTGPIMLQDGDTFGIALAQQFTFLTSDATMPLAENGPRGGRLIMDQKSRQVWVNQQQLSPPLSAQQFKLLWVLYENHGQVLERASLVSEVWGEEQTAGVSDQALDALIRRLRDRLSVLDPEHQYINTVRGHGLRLDNPSVGE is encoded by the coding sequence ATGGAACGTGAAGAAGAGTTTCCCATTCTTATTGCTCAGGATGGTCCGTTGAAGGGGCAGCGCTGGACGTTGAGCAAAACCCTGATGATGGGGCGCGACCCGAGCTGCGAAGTGCAGGTGCAGGACCGGCAGGTCTCGCGGTTTCATGCGCGCATCACTCCCACGCAGGAAGGCGTTACACTCGAAGACCTCGGCAGCAAGAACGGGACGAATCATAACGGGACGGAGCTCACGGGTCCCATCATGCTGCAGGACGGCGACACGTTCGGCATCGCGCTGGCGCAGCAGTTTACTTTTCTCACCTCCGACGCAACAATGCCGCTGGCTGAGAACGGTCCGCGCGGCGGGCGCTTGATCATGGACCAGAAATCCCGCCAGGTTTGGGTGAACCAGCAGCAATTGAGCCCGCCTTTATCTGCCCAGCAATTCAAATTATTATGGGTCCTGTATGAAAACCATGGCCAGGTTCTGGAACGCGCCAGTCTTGTCAGCGAAGTATGGGGCGAGGAGCAGACCGCCGGCGTTTCGGACCAGGCGCTCGATGCGCTCATCCGCCGGTTGCGCGACAGGCTGTCTGTGCTCGACCCGGAACATCAATACATCAACACGGTGCGCGGTCACGGCTTGCGCCTCGATAACCCGTCGGTCGGGGAGTAG
- a CDS encoding serine/threonine protein kinase — MSPSLTNGEILRQRYVVQEQIGRGGTGSIYLAEDTRLQGRLCALKEVEHNQALPEEVLAQAREQFFREASVLARLDHPNLPKVSDFFSVETRDYLVMDFVPGKDLRQLMQEARRNNTFLPEKDVLGWAVQIADALDYLHRQEPPIIHRDIKPSNLKLTPSGLVKLVDFGLVKIMAPGEVTITVIQGQGTALYTPLEQYGGDDTHTDSRADIFSFGATLYHLLTNEPPAEARKRFLTSRSLTPPIDINPRLSPSVERAVLWAMSLHPDDRPADVLTFRDALLGKTETPVQNQIDRFGFETPQFDIFSQEQIASYIALGLFLVGLIATVIR; from the coding sequence TTGTCCCCATCGTTAACGAACGGGGAGATCCTGCGCCAGCGCTACGTCGTCCAGGAACAGATCGGGCGGGGCGGCACAGGCAGTATTTACCTTGCAGAAGATACCCGTCTGCAAGGCCGATTGTGCGCGCTCAAGGAAGTGGAGCACAACCAGGCTCTCCCGGAAGAAGTCCTTGCACAAGCCCGCGAACAATTCTTTCGCGAGGCTTCCGTGCTCGCGCGCCTCGACCACCCGAACCTGCCCAAGGTATCCGATTTCTTTTCGGTGGAAACGCGCGATTATCTCGTCATGGATTTCGTTCCCGGCAAGGACCTGCGGCAGTTGATGCAGGAAGCGCGGCGCAACAACACCTTCCTACCGGAAAAGGACGTGCTGGGCTGGGCGGTTCAGATCGCGGACGCGCTCGATTATCTCCACCGCCAGGAACCGCCCATCATCCACCGCGACATAAAACCGAGCAATCTCAAACTTACGCCGAGCGGGCTGGTCAAACTTGTGGATTTCGGCCTGGTAAAGATCATGGCTCCCGGCGAAGTGACCATCACCGTCATCCAGGGGCAGGGAACCGCGCTGTATACGCCCCTCGAACAATACGGGGGCGACGACACGCACACGGATTCCCGGGCGGATATCTTCTCTTTCGGCGCGACTCTTTATCATCTATTGACGAACGAACCTCCCGCCGAGGCTCGCAAACGGTTCCTGACCAGCCGAAGCCTGACTCCCCCCATCGACATCAACCCACGCCTCAGCCCATCCGTGGAAAGAGCCGTTTTATGGGCGATGTCCCTGCACCCGGATGACCGTCCCGCCGATGTGCTGACCTTTCGGGATGCACTGCTCGGCAAGACAGAAACGCCTGTGCAAAATCAAATCGACCGTTTCGGGTTCGAAACGCCTCAATTCGACATCTTCTCGCAGGAGCAGATCGCAAGTTATATCGCGCTCGGTTTGTTCCTGGTGGGGTTGATCGCTACTGTAATTCGGTAG